In Metopolophium dirhodum isolate CAU chromosome 7, ASM1992520v1, whole genome shotgun sequence, one genomic interval encodes:
- the LOC132948748 gene encoding protein dj-1beta-like isoform X2: MATKTALFIVAEGSEELELVAPVDILRRANVTVTIADLADSEYVKTKSNLLIKTDAKLSDVKNNKFDAVVIPGGPSYKVISSADVVGQILLEHEKSGKVIAAICAAPFVLFKHGIAKGKSLTSYPTVKSDIEGFYQYKEDSTVVDGNLVTSRGPATAVEFGLTLVEVLLGNEEKVKVAKGILYPL, from the exons ATGGCTACAAAAACTGCTTTATTCATTGTAGCAGAAGGCAGCGAAGAGCTTGAATTAGTGGCACCTGTGGACATCCTACGCCGTGCTAAT GTGACTGTTACAATTGCTGATTTAGCTGATTCTGAATATGTTAAGACTAAATCGAACCTACTGATTAAAACTGATGCGAAGTTGAGtgatgtaaaaaataacaaatttgatGCTGTTGTTATACCCGGTGGTCCATCGTACAAGGTTATATCTTCA gcTGATGTAGTTGGACAAATTTTGCTTGAACATGAAAAATCTGGTAAAGTCATAGCTGCTATTTGTGCCG CCCCATTTGTGTTATTCAAACATGGAATCGCTAAAGGAAAATCATTGACATCTTATCCAACTGTGAAGAGTGACATTGAGGGTTTTTACCAATACAAAGAAGATAGTACAGTAGTTgatg gaaatcTGGTGACCAGTCGTGGACCTGCTACAGCTGTTGAATTTGGATTAACTCTAGTTGAAGTATTGCTTGGTAATGAAGAAAAAGTTAAAGTTGCTAAAGGAATTCTCTACCCtctttaa
- the LOC132948748 gene encoding protein dj-1beta-like isoform X1, which produces MLHKLLVFAKPYCSVYSSIKFHKPLFALDVQQSNFFNSKYSSNTCIEMATKTALFIVAEGSEELELVAPVDILRRANVTVTIADLADSEYVKTKSNLLIKTDAKLSDVKNNKFDAVVIPGGPSYKVISSADVVGQILLEHEKSGKVIAAICAAPFVLFKHGIAKGKSLTSYPTVKSDIEGFYQYKEDSTVVDGNLVTSRGPATAVEFGLTLVEVLLGNEEKVKVAKGILYPL; this is translated from the exons ATGCTCCATAAACTGCTTGTATTTGCTAAACCATATTGTTCTGTTTACAGCTCAATCAAATTTCACAAACCTTTATTTGCGCTCGACGTCCAACAGAgcaattttttcaattcaaaatacTCCTCAAATACTTGCATAGAAATGGCTACAAAAACTGCTTTATTCATTGTAGCAGAAGGCAGCGAAGAGCTTGAATTAGTGGCACCTGTGGACATCCTACGCCGTGCTAAT GTGACTGTTACAATTGCTGATTTAGCTGATTCTGAATATGTTAAGACTAAATCGAACCTACTGATTAAAACTGATGCGAAGTTGAGtgatgtaaaaaataacaaatttgatGCTGTTGTTATACCCGGTGGTCCATCGTACAAGGTTATATCTTCA gcTGATGTAGTTGGACAAATTTTGCTTGAACATGAAAAATCTGGTAAAGTCATAGCTGCTATTTGTGCCG CCCCATTTGTGTTATTCAAACATGGAATCGCTAAAGGAAAATCATTGACATCTTATCCAACTGTGAAGAGTGACATTGAGGGTTTTTACCAATACAAAGAAGATAGTACAGTAGTTgatg gaaatcTGGTGACCAGTCGTGGACCTGCTACAGCTGTTGAATTTGGATTAACTCTAGTTGAAGTATTGCTTGGTAATGAAGAAAAAGTTAAAGTTGCTAAAGGAATTCTCTACCCtctttaa
- the LOC132948747 gene encoding probable phosphoglycerate kinase codes for MALNKLSIKSLEVANKRVLIRVDFNVPLKDGKITNNQRIVAALDSINYVLENGAKSLVLMSHLGRPDGLPNSKYSMKPVAEELQKLLNKNVTFLADCVGSEVEKACADPAPGSIFLLENLRFHIEEEGKGVNAAGEKTKADKEDVKKFRESLQKLGDVYVNDAFGTAHRAHSSMMGEGFEKRAAGILLNKELTYFAKALDNPERPFLAILGGAKVADKIQLIENLLDKVDEMIIGGGMAYTFLKESKGMKIGDSLYDEAGAKIVGKLLEKATARNVKIHLPVDFVTADKFDENANTSSATVEEGVPDGWMGLDCGPESRKLFSEPIARAKVIVWNGPAGVFEFDKFAFGTKALMDDVVKATKNGTVTIIGGGDTATCAAKWGTESQISHVSTGGGASLELLEGKVLPGVAALTDA; via the exons ATGGCACTTAACAAATTAAGCATCAAGAGTTTAGAAGTCGCAAACAAACGGGTTTTGATcag agTTGATTTTAATGTTCCATTGAAGGATGGAAAAATTACCAACAACCAACGTATTGTTGCTGCATTAGACAGCATCAATTATGTCCTTGAAAATGGTGCTAAATCTTTAGTTCTCATGTCCCATCTTGGACGTCCAGATGGATTACCAAATTCTAAGTACTCTATGAAACCAGTTGCCGAGGAGCTTCAGAAACTCCTTAATAA aaatgttACATTTTTGGCTGACTGTGTTGGTTCAGAAGTAGAAAAGGCTTGTGCAGATCCAGCTCCTggttcaatttttcttttagagAATCTTCGATTCCATATTGAAGAAGAAGGAAAAGGTGTAAATGCTGCTGGGGAAAAAACTAAGGCTGACAAAGAAGATGTGAAAAAATTCAGAGAGTCATTACAGAAATTGGGAGATGTGTATGTCAATGATGCTTTTGGTACTGCACACAGAGCTCACAGTTCTATGATGGGTGAAGGTTTTGAAAAGCGTGCTGCCGGAATCTTGTTGAACAAAGAGCTCACTTATTTCGCTAAGGCTTTGGATAATCCTGAaag GCCTTTCTTAGCTATCTTGGGAGGAGCTAAAGTTGCTGATAAGATTCAACTCATTGAAAATCTTTTAGATAAAGTTGATGAAATGATTATTGGAGGAGGTATGGCTTATACTTTCTTGAAAGAGTCAAAAGGCATGAAa attggcGATTCTTTATACGATGAAGCTGGAGCAAAAATTGTTggaaaattattagaaaaagcTACTGCTCGTAATGTTAAAATTCACTTGCCAGTTGATTTTGTCACTGCTGATAAATTTGATGAAAATGCTAATACTAGCTCTGCAACTGTTGAAGAAGGAGTTCCTGATGGTTGGATGGGTTTGGACTGCGGACCAGAATCTAGGAAATTGTTTTCTGAACCAATTGCTCGTGCTAAGGTCATTGTATGGAATGG gccTGCTGGTGTCTTTGAGTTTGATAAATTTGCCTTTGGCACTAAAGCCTTAATGGATGATGTTGTTAAGGCAACTAAAAATGGAACTGTCACTATAATTGGTGGTGGTGATACTGCTACATGTGCAGCTAAATGGGGTACAGAGAGTCAAATAAGCCATGTGAGCACAGGTGGTGGTGCAAGTCTTGAACTACTTGAAG gaaaagtCTTACCAGGAGTTGCAGCTTTGACTGATGCATAA